One part of the Anopheles coustani chromosome 2, idAnoCousDA_361_x.2, whole genome shotgun sequence genome encodes these proteins:
- the LOC131267226 gene encoding BUB3-interacting and GLEBS motif-containing protein ZNF207 isoform X1 yields the protein MGRKKKKASKPWCWYCNREFDDEKILVQHQKAKHFKCHICHKKLYTGPGLSIHCMQVHKESIDKVPNSLPNRSNIVIEIYGMEGIPPEDIREHEKQKNGNRSESEEEEPAHKKMKQPEATTVSQGMMMQNMIAPHLQAAYGMNPMMGAMGGMNPYMVPPGMQMMPAMMGAAPRPLFPAAAASVATVASTSKATFPAYSSATISAPPTTNSAISAAAANNNNINNGLGGGDASKAAASSVIPNAGTATSKIVHPPEDLSLEELRARKPQYHKQIQQATQQLLQQKQQEKQQAQVAAAVAAAQQQLQAQAQAQLKHHQQQQQQHQQHLQQQHQQHLQQQHQQHLQQQQQQQQQQQQQQQQQQQQQQQQLQQLSPFSSASGTATVASNTQTTASMKDNRMMSPQEQAAVIAHAAQAAAANHHKQIEELNRAAMIQRFQAANAAVANAAAAAASRPGMPIGMVPVSLGGPMPLMQPMMRQGLALGPPGGGNLALLGGNMLRPGPPQMGLGPGGLLTQIPTVPGMGVMFPGAPMLPMMPPRFR from the exons ATGGGtcgcaagaagaagaaggcatCGAAGCCGTGGTGCtg GTACTGCAACCGAGAGTTCGACGATGAGAAGATTCTAGTACAGCATCAGAAGGCAAAGCATTTCAAATGCCACATCTGCCACAAAAAGCTTTACACCGGTCCAGGCCTTTCCATACATTGCATGCAGGTTCACAAGGAATCGATCGATAAGGTGCCGAACTCGCTCCCGAACCGGTCGAATATAGTGATTGAAATCTATGGCATGGAAGGCATTCCACCGGAAGATATTCGTGAACATGAGAAGCAGAAAAACGGTAACCGCTCGGaatcggaggaggaggagccaGCGCACAAGAAGATGAAACAACCCGAAG CTACCACCGTTTCGCAAGGGATGATGATGCAGAATATGATTGCGCCCCATTTGCAAGCGGCGTACGGCATGAACCCCATGATGGGAGCGATGGGGGGCATGAACCCGTACATGGTACCACCCGGGATGCAAATGATGCCTGCGATGATGGGAGCCGCACCTCGGCCGCTCTTCCCGGCCGCAGCCGCCAGCGTGGCGACGGTAGCTAGCACATCGAAAGCTACCTTCCCTGCGTACAGCTCGGCCACAATTAGCGCACCGCCAACGACCAACAGTGCCATCTCTGCCGCTgcagcaaacaacaacaacatcaacaatggACTGGGTGGCGGTGACGCTTCAAAGGCGGCAGCCTCTTCTGTGATACCGAACGCGGGAACGGCCACGTCGAAGATTGTCCATCCACCGGAAGATCTTAGCTTGGAGGAACTACGTGCCCGAAAGCCACAGTATCACAAGCAAATTCAGCAGGCCACGCAACAGTTactgcagcagaagcagcaggaaAAGCAGCAGGCGCAAGTGGCAGCCGCCGTGGCCGCAGCTCAGCAACAACTGCAGGCACAGGCACAAGCGCAGCTTAAAcaccaccagcaacaacaacaacagcaccagcagcatttgcaacaacagcatcagcaacatctgcagcaacaacatcagcagcatctgcaacaacagcagcaacagcaacagcagcagcaacagcagcaacagcagcagcaacaacaacagcaacagcagcttcAGCAATTGTCACCCTTTTCGTCCGCCTCCGGAACAGCGACAGTTGCTTCCAACACCCAGACAACGGCCTCGATGAAGGACAATCGTATGATGTCGCCGCAAGAA CAAGCCGCCGTGATAGCGCATGCTGCTCAGGCTGCTGCGGCGAACCATCATAAGCAGATTGAGGAATTGAATCGTGCCGCAATGATTCAACGATTTCAGGCAGCGAATGCAGCCGTGGCCAATgctgccgccgctgccgcctcGAGACCGGGAATGCCAATTGGAATG GTTCCGGTGTCGCTAGGAGGACCCATGCCGCTAATGCAACCAATGATGCGCCAAGGGTTGGCCCTTGGCCCACCGGGCGGGGGAAATTTGGCGCTGCTAGGGGGTAACATGTTACGCCCTGGTCCACCACAAATGGGTCTTGGTCCAG
- the LOC131267226 gene encoding BUB3-interacting and GLEBS motif-containing protein ZNF207 isoform X2, with product MGRKKKKASKPWCWYCNREFDDEKILVQHQKAKHFKCHICHKKLYTGPGLSIHCMQVHKESIDKVPNSLPNRSNIVIEIYGMEGIPPEDIREHEKQKNGNRSESEEEEPAHKKMKQPEATTVSQGMMMQNMIAPHLQAAYGMNPMMGAMGGMNPYMVPPGMQMMPAMMGAAPRPLFPAAAASVATVASTSKATFPAYSSATISAPPTTNSAISAAAANNNNINNGLGGGDASKAAASSVIPNAGTATSKIVHPPEDLSLEELRARKPQYHKQIQQATQQLLQQKQQEKQQAQVAAAVAAAQQQLQAQAQAQLKHHQQQQQQHQQHLQQQHQQHLQQQHQQHLQQQQQQQQQQQQQQQQQQQQQQQQLQQLSPFSSASGTATVASNTQTTASMKDNRMMSPQEVPVSLGGPMPLMQPMMRQGLALGPPGGGNLALLGGNMLRPGPPQMGLGPGGLLTQIPTVPGMGVMFPGAPMLPMMPPRFR from the exons ATGGGtcgcaagaagaagaaggcatCGAAGCCGTGGTGCtg GTACTGCAACCGAGAGTTCGACGATGAGAAGATTCTAGTACAGCATCAGAAGGCAAAGCATTTCAAATGCCACATCTGCCACAAAAAGCTTTACACCGGTCCAGGCCTTTCCATACATTGCATGCAGGTTCACAAGGAATCGATCGATAAGGTGCCGAACTCGCTCCCGAACCGGTCGAATATAGTGATTGAAATCTATGGCATGGAAGGCATTCCACCGGAAGATATTCGTGAACATGAGAAGCAGAAAAACGGTAACCGCTCGGaatcggaggaggaggagccaGCGCACAAGAAGATGAAACAACCCGAAG CTACCACCGTTTCGCAAGGGATGATGATGCAGAATATGATTGCGCCCCATTTGCAAGCGGCGTACGGCATGAACCCCATGATGGGAGCGATGGGGGGCATGAACCCGTACATGGTACCACCCGGGATGCAAATGATGCCTGCGATGATGGGAGCCGCACCTCGGCCGCTCTTCCCGGCCGCAGCCGCCAGCGTGGCGACGGTAGCTAGCACATCGAAAGCTACCTTCCCTGCGTACAGCTCGGCCACAATTAGCGCACCGCCAACGACCAACAGTGCCATCTCTGCCGCTgcagcaaacaacaacaacatcaacaatggACTGGGTGGCGGTGACGCTTCAAAGGCGGCAGCCTCTTCTGTGATACCGAACGCGGGAACGGCCACGTCGAAGATTGTCCATCCACCGGAAGATCTTAGCTTGGAGGAACTACGTGCCCGAAAGCCACAGTATCACAAGCAAATTCAGCAGGCCACGCAACAGTTactgcagcagaagcagcaggaaAAGCAGCAGGCGCAAGTGGCAGCCGCCGTGGCCGCAGCTCAGCAACAACTGCAGGCACAGGCACAAGCGCAGCTTAAAcaccaccagcaacaacaacaacagcaccagcagcatttgcaacaacagcatcagcaacatctgcagcaacaacatcagcagcatctgcaacaacagcagcaacagcaacagcagcagcaacagcagcaacagcagcagcaacaacaacagcaacagcagcttcAGCAATTGTCACCCTTTTCGTCCGCCTCCGGAACAGCGACAGTTGCTTCCAACACCCAGACAACGGCCTCGATGAAGGACAATCGTATGATGTCGCCGCAAGAA GTTCCGGTGTCGCTAGGAGGACCCATGCCGCTAATGCAACCAATGATGCGCCAAGGGTTGGCCCTTGGCCCACCGGGCGGGGGAAATTTGGCGCTGCTAGGGGGTAACATGTTACGCCCTGGTCCACCACAAATGGGTCTTGGTCCAG